CAACATACTCTTCTGAAATGGGGCATTTAACCAGTGAGATAAATACCTACAccgcatttttttctttcttagtaggcatttatttttcatgacattcatTTGACCCACAAAATGGCAGTTGTGGATTTGAACTTGACAACCATCATTGACAGTGATTTGATGGAAAGTGACCAATCAACCAGAGTTCTCACCGGTTGCTTTCTTTCCATCCTGATTCTGTCCACCTTACTGGGGAACACAATGGTTTGTGCAGCTGTCACAAAGTTCCGCCACCTGCGCTCGAAAGTCACCAACTTTTTTGTCATCTCTCTGGCGGTGTCAGACCTGCTAGTGGCCATTCTGGTCATGCCCTGGAAGGCTGTTACAGAGGTAGCTGGCTTCTGGCCTTTTGGTTCATTCTGTGACATTTGGGTGGCTTTTGATATCATGTGCTCTACAGCTTCCATCCTGAACCTCTGCGTTATCAGTGTGGACCGATACTGGGCCATATCCAGCCCATTTCGCTATGAGAGGAAGATGACTCCCAGGGTTGCCTTTGTGATGATCAGCATGGCTTGGACACTGTCTGTGCTCATCTCCTTCATCCCAGTGCAGCTGAAATGGCACAAGGCTCAGCCAGTGAGTTTCCCCGATGTCAACACTTCACATGGCGCACTGCTGATGGATAACTGTGACTCTAGCCTTAACAGAACATATGCTATATCCTCCTCTCTCATCAGCTTCTACATTCCCGTTGCCATCATGATTGTGACGTACACACAGATTTACAGAATCGCCCACAAACAGATTAGAAGGATCTCAGCACTGGAAAGGGCAGCAGAGAGTGCGAAGATCCGGCATGACAGCATGGGCAGCAGCTCTAATGTGGATTCTGAGAGCTTGTTCAGACTGTCGTTCAAAAGGGAAACAAAAGTGCTAAAAACTCTGTCTGTTATAATGGGGGTATTTGTTTGCTGCTGGATGCCCTTTTTCATCCTGAACTGTATGGTGCCATTTTGTAAGCACAGTCTGGTCAGTAGAGACACCCATCTCCCCTGCATCAGTCCAACGACATTCAATGTATTTGTCTGGTTTGGATGGGCAAATTCTTCTCTTAACCCAATCATATACGCCTTCAATGCCGACTTTCGCAGAGCTTTTGCTATCCTATTGGGGTGCCAAAGACTCTGTCCAGGAAGCAATAGCATGGAGACACCTAGTCTGTACAAAAACTGAAAAGCATCATTCTCCTCTGTGTTAGATCAGAGGGAACCCTCAATGTGTGGACAGATTGGCTATGTGAGCCTGTGTCACACCAATCCTTTGCCAAGGAAGGCTGTTGGAAATCATGAGGAAATAGATATGGAATTAAAGACTCTGGGAAGAAAGCCCTCCTGCTGTGCTGGAGAGCAAGGACAGCATCTCTGACGTTCCTAAAGCAAAGCCAATCTCTATGTAAGCTATACTTTCCCAAACAATGACGCATGGGTGGCCTGTGGGTTCCAGGTGGTTCACAGGCTATTACAGTAATTGAAGTGACTTGCAAAATTTAGACAAGCAATTATTTAATGTCCTTCACAATGATATGCAAAGCAAAGAATGATTATTACATTTACAGACATTTGAAGaaactataaaataataatatatgtgaaGCTGAACTGCCGGGCAAAACTGCAATACAATGGAACAAATGTTGTTACTGTAAATGACAAGCGTGGATAAAATGTtcttcaaggaatattccagctTTAATacatctcaatcgacagcaattgtgTCATAATATTTATAACcaccaaaaataattcaaataatttatttaaaaaaaagaagcaaaagtcgaggttacaatgaggcaatTAGAATATAAATAAATCGGGACAATTTTTTTAGGGTTAAAAGgcaaaatgtgaagcttgtaattttattaaagcacttacattaattattaggTTAAGATTATGTATTATTCTAATTGTGAAGttataattgttgttgttttttacagtcattttaggttaTATGCTGTAatgtcatcatgacaacaaagttgtaacgatggatataattttacacagaaattgtTAGGTAGTGATTTTATTCCCACAATATATcctttgtttacgtctt
This region of Xyrauchen texanus isolate HMW12.3.18 chromosome 23, RBS_HiC_50CHRs, whole genome shotgun sequence genomic DNA includes:
- the drd1a gene encoding D(1) dopamine receptor, which translates into the protein MAVVDLNLTTIIDSDLMESDQSTRVLTGCFLSILILSTLLGNTMVCAAVTKFRHLRSKVTNFFVISLAVSDLLVAILVMPWKAVTEVAGFWPFGSFCDIWVAFDIMCSTASILNLCVISVDRYWAISSPFRYERKMTPRVAFVMISMAWTLSVLISFIPVQLKWHKAQPVSFPDVNTSHGALLMDNCDSSLNRTYAISSSLISFYIPVAIMIVTYTQIYRIAHKQIRRISALERAAESAKIRHDSMGSSSNVDSESLFRLSFKRETKVLKTLSVIMGVFVCCWMPFFILNCMVPFCKHSLVSRDTHLPCISPTTFNVFVWFGWANSSLNPIIYAFNADFRRAFAILLGCQRLCPGSNSMETPSLYKN